A part of Octopus sinensis linkage group LG7, ASM634580v1, whole genome shotgun sequence genomic DNA contains:
- the LOC115213993 gene encoding 40S ribosomal protein S10, giving the protein MLMPKKNRVAIYEHLFKEGVMVARKDFTGVKHPEIDVCNIHVIKALQSLKSRAYVTEQFAWRHYYWYLTNDGIQYLRDFLHLPSEIVPATLKRQTRTEAVRGPRPKAPELSRGGPSSDREYRRAPSGMGGDKKTDAGPGSLRDIQYRAGFGRGNVE; this is encoded by the exons ATGTTGATGCCCAAAAAGAACCGCGTTGCCATTTATGAACACCTCTTCAAGGAGGGTGTGATGGTAGCCAGAAAAGACTTCACTGGTGTGAAGCATCCAGAAATTGATGTTTGTAATATCCATGTAATTAAAGCTCTACAG TCCCTCAAGTCTCGTGCTTACGTGACAGAGCAGTTTGCTTGGAGGCATTATTATTGGTACTTAACCAATGATGGTATCCAATACCTTAGAGATTTCCTCCACCTGCCATCTGAAATTGTGCCTGCCACACTGAAGAGGCAGACCCGCACAGAAGCAGTTCGTGGACCAAGACCAAAGG cacCTGAATTGTCCCGTGGTGGCCCTTCATCTGACCGTGAATACAGGAGAGCACCTTCTG gaatgGGTGGTGATAAAAAGACTGATGCTGGTCCAGGCAGTTTAAGAGACATTCAATAT AGAGCTGGATTTGGCCGAGGGAATGTAGAGTAA